The sequence CTATCTGTACACAACCGTCTTGGCTCCCCGATCAGTTGTTTAACCCAAAAAACGGAATGAACATCCTAAGGACAACTACCAGCGAGCTTGTTGGTGTTTTCACATTTGTATGTAAATCCCCTGGTAAGATACACTAGCTTTCTGTAAGAACATTAGGATCGCCAAGTAAGGTACAGTCTTCGTGCAAAAATTCATTATGACTGCAGCAATCAGTACCAAATTTTAATAGAACACTTAAGAACACTCCTTCTGTTTGGGAGGTCTATAACAGACTCTATAACGAAACAACTATAGATAATATCCTGTGTGGTCTTGTGTCGTGGTCTCAGGGTATTTCCATTGTGTGTCTTAGTAAAGGATGGGTTAGTAATAAATGGCTTcctgtgtctcacctcctccacggtatctggccttcctccctgtccacaTGCCTTTCTGAAGGCCCTCTTTCTTCTGGAGAAGAGAACATAGAGATGAAGAAGCAACAGGAGGTATGAAGGAATGGAAAACGAGAAAGATAGAGAATATCTCACCTCATccagaggaagacgaggaggagaatgGTGGCCAATAACATAACAATGGTTGATACAGCTACCATTGCTGtcagtgatgatgatgtcactgaAACATAGTAATACGATTTAAAACACTGACAACTGCAGGTCAATGTTTAAccgtgtgtctgtgactgtgtgaaaggtgtgtatttatttgaaatgaACTATTACCCTTAATGAATAAAAATGAGGAATTTTGACGTCCGAATGCATTATGAGCTTGGCAGTAATAGTTTCCTTCATGCTCAGATGTGATATTAGTAATGGTGTAGTTCTGTCCTGATTCTCTCACTGAGTCTTCATGTTCCCTGAACCAGGTGTACttagctgctgggttggcatcactgctgcagctcagagtcactgaactgccctcctctatttcaccagagggactcacggtcactgagggggtctttggagcgtcTGTTAACAGttacattttattaattatataaaACACCAGCAGTTTGGTCCATTCATAGTATACATTATGTTATTTTCCCTAAAAGGTCCATTACATCTGGTATCATGTCAGCATACTGTGGAGTAGACTTACACACTAAAGGAGAGCTGAGATTGTGTCCTTCAACAGCACATGAATAGCTGCCTCCAGACTGAGGTTGGACCCAGGAGTTCACTCTCTGTCCTACATTCTCTCCATTCCTGAACCAGGTGTAGAGATGGTTCCCAGCTAGACCACACCTACTGTGACATTCCAGCTCTCCCCTGGTAGGATCGGTAGGGTCAGGAAAGGACACCTTCACCTGGAGATCTGGGAGTTAGATCAAATTAATCACAATTATTCTAAATAATTAGGATAACACAAACCTTCTAGAAcccaaacaataacacacacgcacacagtcatcATAGTTTACCTGATACAAATAATGTCACTCCAGGGTCAACAGTATATTCCCCACGTGGTTGGTTTGTTGTGAACCTAAACTTGTAGACAGCAAAGTCACTCTCTCTCAGGTCTTTGATTCTCAGGGTACATGTTCCATGACATCTGGACCCATTACAGCTGACCTCTCCACCGCTGTATCCAACACGACCTGTATAGTCTGCATCCCCTCGCAGGTCAACAGGCTGATCGTTGGATCCTTTAGTAAACCACAGTGTATAGACTTTGGTAGGGCGGTACAGAACGTTGTCAGGGTATTCATAAGTGCAGTTGATGTCAACAGTTGATTTTCTTAAAGCGCAGACGTTACTAGATGAGTAAGTAACCGTCCATTGATCAATACCCTGAAGCGCTGTGAAAAAACAAATGCATCTCATTGAGAATTAACAAGACACAGAGGTTCACCTGATGAACAGAGCAGAAGATACATAAAGAGATGGAGGCATGGTGGGTGGAGATGGAAACTACAGATAAATGCTGACTGCTGAGCTGTGAGAGGAATGTTCCAGAACATCATGTGAAACCAGTGGCGTAGCCAGGGGGGGTATCAAGTACAACCCCCCCGGAAAAACAGAAATGTACACTACACTAACTGAACAACAAACACTAATAGTTAATGAATTCTGGTAGTGTAGGCTACTAGGCTGTTTTTTTGACTGCACTCTTTGTAATTAATTAGATGCAGAGACAAGGAACGTAgagtagagggggagaggagaggagacaaggaaaggattggagacagggagaggaagtGGGATTAGTGGTGAGGAGTCAGgtaaggagaggaagagagtggagtcaaggaggaggagaggagacaaatAGAGGAGAGCAGACAAGATAACGAAAGGAGACAAGAAGatgagagaaggaaaggagaggaaagcaggagataggagagaggacaggagataGCATGCAGTGTATACCGTTACACTGAACAATAATTCCAACATTGCAGCAGAAGATTGATATGTCATGTCTAAATCATCATTTATAGAATAAACAAGGAAAAACTGAGGCTCTTGACTTTCATCTTTTTTCAAAAAGTAACTAAACTAACCCTTTGATGTTAGTTCAGGTTTGCCGATCAACTCCGAAACGGCCAACACATCTCAAATGCAAATATATATTCATTCCAATATGAAATACGTGTATTGTGATCTAAAAACAGTACAGTACATTCACCACACGAGGCTGTAAACAACTGAACTGGTATTTTCCAATGACTAATGAACCACAGCTGAACAATATAAAGTGGACCACTCTCTATTCTAGTGGTCTGTTTAACCAAATACAGCTTTTTAGAGGGAGATACTTTAAAGTTCTATTGACTTTTATTCTATCTTCATGCTGTGGTTTCACCCTCTCACGGTTCCAGGTG is a genomic window of Gadus chalcogrammus isolate NIFS_2021 chromosome 23, NIFS_Gcha_1.0, whole genome shotgun sequence containing:
- the LOC130377510 gene encoding B-cell receptor CD22-like isoform X3 gives rise to the protein MTLRSAARGFIAFLLSVPDLQVKVSFPDPTDPTRGELECHSRCGLAGNHLYTWFRNGENVGQRVNSWVQPQSGGSYSCAVEGHNLSSPLVYAPKTPSVTVSPSGEIEEGSSVTLSCSSDANPAAKYTWFREHEDSVRESGQNYTITNITSEHEGNYYCQAHNAFGRQNSSFLFIKVTSSSLTAMVAVSTIVMLLATILLLVFLWMRRKRAFRKACGQGGRPDTVEEPHPVPVYENASALTNQMVPTALREPTEEHDDLHYASIHPSRSKNQEVPRWLPGSRVQSDQTDALFYSVVNVKRPNAVPGEREKTEATETSVLYSTVKNNPEIEVAAAGFK
- the LOC130377510 gene encoding Fc receptor-like protein 5 isoform X2, with amino-acid sequence MTLRSAARGFIAFLLSVPGSNDQPVDLRGDADYTGRVGYSGGEVSCNGSRCHGTCTLRIKDLRESDFAVYKFRFTTNQPRGEYTVDPGVTLFVSDLQVKVSFPDPTDPTRGELECHSRCGLAGNHLYTWFRNGENVGQRVNSWVQPQSGGSYSCAVEGHNLSSPLVYAPKTPSVTVSPSGEIEEGSSVTLSCSSDANPAAKYTWFREHEDSVRESGQNYTITNITSEHEGNYYCQAHNAFGRQNSSFLFIKVTSSSLTAMVAVSTIVMLLATILLLVFLWMRRKRAFRKACGQGGRPDTVEEPHPVPVYENASALTNQMVPTALREPTEEHDDLHYASIHPSRSKNQEVPRWLPGSRVQSDQTDALFYSVVNVKRPNAVPGEREKTEATETSVLYSTVKNNPEIEVAAAGFK
- the LOC130377510 gene encoding sialic acid-binding Ig-like lectin 12 isoform X1; the protein is MTLRSAARGFIAFLLSVPALQGIDQWTVTYSSSNVCALRKSTVDINCTYEYPDNVLYRPTKVYTLWFTKGSNDQPVDLRGDADYTGRVGYSGGEVSCNGSRCHGTCTLRIKDLRESDFAVYKFRFTTNQPRGEYTVDPGVTLFVSDLQVKVSFPDPTDPTRGELECHSRCGLAGNHLYTWFRNGENVGQRVNSWVQPQSGGSYSCAVEGHNLSSPLVYAPKTPSVTVSPSGEIEEGSSVTLSCSSDANPAAKYTWFREHEDSVRESGQNYTITNITSEHEGNYYCQAHNAFGRQNSSFLFIKVTSSSLTAMVAVSTIVMLLATILLLVFLWMRRKRAFRKACGQGGRPDTVEEPHPVPVYENASALTNQMVPTALREPTEEHDDLHYASIHPSRSKNQEVPRWLPGSRVQSDQTDALFYSVVNVKRPNAVPGEREKTEATETSVLYSTVKNNPEIEVAAAGFK